Proteins found in one Miscanthus floridulus cultivar M001 chromosome 4, ASM1932011v1, whole genome shotgun sequence genomic segment:
- the LOC136548425 gene encoding uncharacterized protein yields MTQKLEAESIFVGLAMDLTERKQIGCPFPARPHGRSVPGGGGPSRRGRRRPLPRQRSYFPVARRFLPAASAEKVGAGCRGSPRWHIQTGLRFLPAGESHRWSLHDSSARFSRRTMLIFHGFPMDIASQLQDARTWKIKKIPHEHTCQSTGKVEKNKMATDHWVKDRILELELEDTIESVASPALSQVYQSTKTRGYPKLY; encoded by the exons AGAAAACAGATCGGCTGTCCTTTCCCCGCACGGCCGCACGGGAGGTCTGTTCCAGGCGGCGGCGGCCCCTCCCGGCGGGGGCGTCGGAGGCCCCTCCCACGGCAGCGATCTTACTTCCCTGTGGCGCGGCGCTTCCTCCCAGCTGCGTCGGCGGAAAAGGTTGGTGCTGGCTGCAGAGGTTCCCCCCGATGGCACATCCAAACGGGGCTGCGGTTCCTCCCGGCGGGGGAATCCCACAGGTGGAGTCTCCACGATTCTTCAGCGAGATTTTCCCGCAGGACCATGCTGATTTTTCATGGGTTCCCGATGG ATATTGCTTCACAGTTGCAAGATGCAAGGACTTGGAAG ATAAAAAAGATACCTCACGAACACACTTGTCAAAGCACCGGAAAAGTTGAGAAGAACAAAATGGCAACAGATCACTGGGTCAAGGACAGGATATTGGAATTGGAACTTGAAGACACTATAGAGTCTGTTGCATCTCCAGCATTATCTCAAGTGTACCAATCTACAAAAACAAGgggatatccaaagttgtactaa